Genomic window (Chryseobacterium bernardetii):
GTCTTACCAGATTTTATTTCTTCAGATATTGTTTCTTCAATCCCTATTTCGCTTTCTAAAGAATAAAAAAGTTCACTTTTAATAATTTCTTTAGGGATTTCAATAGAAAGAAGATAATCATGAACACATTTGATTAAATCTTCAGGTCCACAAGTATAATATTCTGAAAAGCTTTTTGTCTCTAATTCCTGCTGAATAATAGTATCCAGAAAAGCATGATCAATACGTCCAAAGTAGTAATTGTCATATTTTTTTTGACTAAAGATGTATATTACTTTTAAAGTCTCTTTAAACTGTGTTTCTAAAGATTTCAGTTGATTATAAAAAATAGCATCTTCAATTTGCTTGTTAGCAAAAAGTAATGTAACTCTGCTTAAAGGTTCATTATTGAGAATATTTTTAACAATTGAAATAATAGGAGTAATTCCGCTTCCTGCAGCTACTAAAAAAACATTTTTGGCAGATTTGTCTGATAAATTATAAACAAATCTTCCTTCTGGTATGCTTACCTCCAAATGATCTCCTATTTCAATTCTGTCTTTAATAAAGTTTGAGAATATTCCACCATCAATTGCTTTTACAACTACAGACAAGGAATGTTCTTCAGGACTTGTACAAATAGAGTAAGATCGTCTGATTTCCTTATTATTAATTTCACTTTTCAAAGTAATATATTGACCTGATTCAAACCTAAAATAATCCTTAAGGTCTTCGGTTACATCAAAAGTCAATAAAACAGCTTCATCTGTTAAAAATGACTTATCAATTACTTTGAGTTTATGAAATACATTTCTTATGTGTTCCATTAGAATATTTTTTTTGCAGGATTTCCTACATAAGTTCCGGACTCTTTAATATTCCGAAAAACTACACTTCCTGCTCCAATGATTGTATTATCAGCAATTTTCACTCCCGGATAAATAGTAGAGCCTGTTCCAATCAATACATTTTTTCCTATTTTACAATATCCACCTAAGTCTACATTTGCCATGATATTAGTAAATTCATCAATAAAAACATCATGACCAACCTGGCTTCCGCAATTGATAAACACCCCTTTTGAAACCTCTGCATCACAGGATACTAAAGTATTGGGGAAAAGCACTACTGACTGATCTATTTTGGCTCTGTCACCGATAATACAGGTGTGATGAACAAAACCTTGTATTTTTGAATGATCTGTATTAGAAAAAATATTTCTTTTTATAGAAGAATTATTGATTGCTAGCAGGATACTTCCGTACTTATTTAAATCGTTATTTGACAATGAGTCAATTACTCTTAGGTCAATATCAAATTGATCCAAAGCAGCTATATTATCATCTACAAAACCTACAATGTTCGGAACAATGGCACCAAATTTACGGGAATGATTGATAAAGCTCAAAAGTTCTCTTCCAAAACCTCCAGCTCCAATAATTACGATTTCATTACTGTACTGAATATCCTCCATCGATTATTATATTTTGACCTGTGATCCATTTTGAACCATCGGATATTAAAAATTTTATTGCCGGAACCACGTCTTCTGTTTTCCCTATTCCAAGAGGGTGCATTTCTACAATCTGCTTTACATTATCTTCATTCAACTGAGAAAATAGTTTTTGGGTCATTGGAG
Coding sequences:
- a CDS encoding NeuD/PglB/VioB family sugar acetyltransferase; the protein is MEDIQYSNEIVIIGAGGFGRELLSFINHSRKFGAIVPNIVGFVDDNIAALDQFDIDLRVIDSLSNNDLNKYGSILLAINNSSIKRNIFSNTDHSKIQGFVHHTCIIGDRAKIDQSVVLFPNTLVSCDAEVSKGVFINCGSQVGHDVFIDEFTNIMANVDLGGYCKIGKNVLIGTGSTIYPGVKIADNTIIGAGSVVFRNIKESGTYVGNPAKKIF
- a CDS encoding ferredoxin--NADP reductase — its product is MEHIRNVFHKLKVIDKSFLTDEAVLLTFDVTEDLKDYFRFESGQYITLKSEINNKEIRRSYSICTSPEEHSLSVVVKAIDGGIFSNFIKDRIEIGDHLEVSIPEGRFVYNLSDKSAKNVFLVAAGSGITPIISIVKNILNNEPLSRVTLLFANKQIEDAIFYNQLKSLETQFKETLKVIYIFSQKKYDNYYFGRIDHAFLDTIIQQELETKSFSEYYTCGPEDLIKCVHDYLLSIEIPKEIIKSELFYSLESEIGIEETISEEIKSGKTTVEVIINEESHYVIVDHKSNILESLLNEGLDVPYSCKKGNCSSCVGKVILGTVDMKQTDILMDYEINEGFILSCQSVPTSEKLTISYDEY